The region TTGGGGTTCGTGGCGGGCATTTGGTGGTCGACCCGAGAGGCGAAATTCGTCCGGATCAAGACGGACTTCGTCCTCGACCTCTCCTTCTACATCATCGTCGCGGCCTTGGTCGGTTCCCGCATCCTTTACATCGCCATCGACTGGCAGCGGTACGTCGAACACCCGCTGGACGTGATCAAGATCTGGGAAGGCGGTCTCGTGTTTTACGGCGGATTTATCGGGGCGGCCACCACGAGCCTCTATTACATCCGGAAGCACCGCCAGAGCTTCTTGAAGGTCGCCGACGTCTTCATGCCGGGGCTGGCCCTCGGACATGCCATCGGGCGCCTGGGCTGCTTCGCCGCCGGCTGCTGTTACGGGCGCCCTGCGGACCCGCATTCCTGGTGGTCGGTCGTTTTCCCGTCAAACCCTTATTCGCTCGCCCCGGCGGGCGTGCCGATCATTTCGAGCCAACTCTTGGAGTCCGGCTCCGAGTTCCTGATCTTTCTCCTACTCGTTTTCTTCCGCCGCCGGAAAAGTTTCGACGGCCAGATCTTTCTCCTCTATTTGGTTTTTTACAGCGTCAGCCGCTCGTTTTTGGAGACGCTCCGGGGGGATTCCGTGCGCGGATTCCTGATTCCCGGGTGGTTGTCCACGTCCCAATTCATCAGCATCGGGCTGGTGATTCTGGCGGGATTCATCTATTATTCTCTCCACAAGAGAAGCCGGAGGACTCTGATATGAAAAAAATCGCCCTGCTGTTGATCGCGCTTGTCTCCCTCGCCGTCACGGCCTCCTGCACCAAGGTGCTGGTCCACGGGCGCGACAAGGATATGGACCCGGTCACCAAGCTCTTCGGCACGTCCACCGAAGTGGCCTACAAGGTGGGCAAAGAGGCGCTGATCCGGCTGGGTTACAAGATCGAGAACGAGGACGACAAGACCGGGACGATCCTCACCAACTGGAACAGCACCAAGGCGACGTCCCATTATGTTGACCTCTTCGACCGCAAAGATTATGGGACCGTGGGTGCGTACTACCGGCTCAAGCTCGAGGTGACGGAGAGCGTGGGGGGCAAAACTCAGGTGGCGGTCTCGGCGCCGGTCCGTTCGCTCATCACGGGGCGGCTCAAGACGTCCAATCGCGAGGAGAAAAAAGTCCTGAAGAAGATCACCGATCTTTTGCGCACGGACGATTTTTCGATGACCAATGTCGGAGTTGAAGAAAAATAACGACTACCGCGCTACTCTCAACCTCCCGCAAACCGCCTTCCCCATGAAGGCGGAACTGGCCAAAAAAGAACCGGAGACCTTGAAGAGATGGCGGGAGATCGGTCTCTACGGCGCGATCCGCAGGAAGAACGCCGGCGGGCCCAAGTTCGTCCTGCACGACGGCCCGCCGTACGCCAACGGCAACATCCACTTCGGCCACATCCTCAACAAGACGCTCAAGGACATCATCGTCCGCTACAAGAGCCTCAAGGGATTCGACAGCCCCTACGTGCCCGGCTGGGACTGCCACGGGTTGCCCATCGAGCATCAGGTCGACAAGGACCTGGGCGCCAAGAAGAAGGGCATGGGCAAGCTCGAAATCCGCAAGGCCTGCCGGGAGTACGCGAAGAAATTCGTCGACATCCAGAGGGAGGAGTTCAAGCGCCTGGGGGTCCTGGGCGACTGGGAGAATCCCTATCTCACGATGAACTACCCGTACGAGGCGGCGATCGCCCGCGAGTTCGGGCGGTTCGTGCGCGGGGGCAACGTCTACAACGCCCTGCGGCCCGTCCTCTGGTGCGCGAGCTGCCGCACGGCACTGGCCGACGCCGAGACGGAGTACGAGGAAAAGGACTCTCCGTCCATCTACGTGCGTTTCGCGATCGACCCGAAAACGGCGGAGGAACTGTCCCCTCAACTCGCCGGCAAGAGAGTCTCGATCGTCATCTGGACGACGACGCCCTGGACGCTGCCGGCGAACCTCGGCGTCGCCCTGCACGCGAATTACGACTACATCGTCTTCCCGTACAAAGACGAATACTTCATCGTCGCCAAGCAGCTCCTGGCGGCCTTCGCCAAGTCCCTGGGCCTTGAAGAAGAACCCGACGCGGTCGTCCGCTTTTCGGGCAAGAAGTTGGAGAACAAGGCCTGCCGGCATCCCTTCTTGTCCCGGGAATCGAAGATCGTCGTCTCGGACCACGTCAGCCTCGACACCGGCACCGGCTGCGTCCACATCGCGCCCGGACACGGCGAGGACGACTACCAGGTGGGGCTCAAGTACGGACTCCCCATTTTGAGCCCCGTCGACCACGCGGGCCGGCTGACCGAGGAGGCCGGGGTCCCGGAATGGACGGGACAAAAGGTCTTCGAAGCGAACCCCCTGGTCATCCAAAGACTCAAAGACCGGGGCGCCCTCGTCTCGGAGGAGAAGATCCGGCATTCGTACCCGCATTGTTGGCGCTGCAAGAATCCCCTGATTTTCCGGGCGACGGAGCAATACTTTCTCTCTCTCGAAAAAAACAACCTGCGCGCCAAGGCCCTGGACGCCATCCGGCGGACCCAATGGATCCCGTCCTGGGGGCGGGAGCGCATCTACGGCATGATCGAGCGGCGCGGCGACTGGTGCCTCTCGCGTCAACGCAGTTGGGGCGTTCCGATCGTCTCTTACCGCTGCGGCGAGTGCTCGGAGCTTCTCCTGGACGCCGGCGTCATCGAGAAGGTCGCCGACCGGTTCGAGACCGAAGGCTCCGACATCTGGTTCGACGACTCTCAGAACGAAAAGCTGCTTCCCGCGGGGCGGCCCTGCCCCCGTTGCAAGGCGGAAAAATGGCGGAGGGAACAGCACATCCTGGACGTCTGGTTCGATTCCGGCGTCAGTTTCGCGGCCGTGTTGGAGGCGCGCAAGGAACTTAAGTTCCCGGCCGACCTCTACCTGGAGGGGAGCGACCAGCATCGCGGGTGGTTTCATTCGTCGCTCCTGGCCTCCATCGGCACGCGGGGGAAGGCGCCCTACGAAACGGTGTTGACCCACGGCTTCGTCGTCGACAGCAACGGCAAGAAATATTCCAAGTCCGCCGGCAACTACGTCCCTCCCGACAAGGTCTTGAAAGAGAGCGGCGCGGAGATCCTCCGGCTCTGGGTCGCGGCGGAGGACTACCGGAACGACATCCGCGTCTCGAACGAGATCCTCACGCGGCTGACGGAGGCCTACCGCAAGATCCGGAACACGGGCCGGTACCTCTTGGGGAATCTTTTCGATTTCGACCCGGCGACGCCACTCCAAGACGTGACCTTTCACGAAATCGACCGGTGGGCCCTCCATCGGCTGCAGAAGCTCGTTCAGAAGGCCGGCGACGCCTACGAGGGCTACAACTTCCACATCATCTTCCATGAGTTGAACCGCTACTGCACGGTCGAATTGTCGGCCTTCTATTTGGACATCCTCAAGGACCGTCTCTACACCTTCGCCAAAAAGGATCCGGCGCGGCGGGGGGCCCAGCGCGTCCTTTTTGAGATCGCCTCGACGCTCGCCCAGATCATCGCGCCGATCCTCTCGTTCACGGCGGAGGAAATTTGGCAGCACCTGCCCTCGTTTTCGGGCAAGGCGGAGTCGGTTCACTTGACGGACTTTCCGGTCGCCGACGAACGGTGGGTCGACGAATCGCTGGGGGCCCGTTGGGACGACTTTCAAGCCGCGCGGGACGAGGTCCTCAAGGTCCTGGAGAAGGCGCGGCAGGCCAAGAGGATCGGCACCTCGCTTCAGGCCAAGGTCGTCCTCACGGCGACCGACGAGCCGGAACGCCTCTTTAAGAGCTTCGGAGCGGAGCTTCCCGATCTGCTGCAGGTCTCCCAGGTCGCCTGGGGCACGGCCCTTTCCCCCACGGCCGACCGGAGCGAGCGTTTTCCGACCCTTTTCATCGAGGTCCAACCGGCGGACGGAACGAAGTGCGAGCGCTGCTGGCGATTCAGCCCGCGCGTCGGCGAGTTTCCGGATCACCCGGCCGTCTGCGAGAGGTGCCGGGACGTCCTATGACGATCTCAAACAAAGAGAAGGCCAAGACCCTCGCGGTCATCACGCCCCTCGTCTTCCTCCTCGATCAGGCGTCGAAGTGGCTCATCCGGCAAAACCTCGCCCTCGGCGACATTCATCACGTCTTGACGGGCCTTTTCGACATCGTCCACGTCCGGAACCGCGGTGCGGCCTTCGGTTTCATGGCGGGCCTGCCCGAGTCGGTGCGTCTTCCGTTCTTTTTCATCGTCTCCTTCCTGGCCCTCGGGCTTATCACGGCCTATTTTTTCCGCATGAAGGACGGCCGGAGATCCGTCGCCGTGTGTCTGGCCCTGATCTTGGGAGGCGCCCTGGGCAACATCTGGGACCGCCTGACCCTGGGAGAGGTCGTAGATTTTCTTTCATTTCACTGGTATGACCGGATCGCGAACTTCAGGGTGGCCGGATGGGTGCTCCGGTTCCGCCTCGAATGGCCGGCCTTCAACGTGGCCGACATGGCTATCTCAATCGCCGTCGCCTGGCTCATGATTCTGATGCTGAAACCACCCAAGGAAGGAAACTAACCATGCGTCCGTTCCTCTTCACCGTCGGAAGCGTCAAAGTCCCGTCCTTCTTCTTCTTCATCATGGTCGCGACGCTGGCCTGCACTTTCTACCTCTACTTCCGGTCCAAGAAGAACGGCATCCAGCCCGAGGCCATGCTCGACATCGGCATCATCGGAATGCTGGCGGGGGTCCTCGGGGCGCGGATCTTCCACATCCTGGTCGAGGCGCCGGACTATTATTGGGAGAAGCCGATGCGCGTCTTCGAGTTTTGGCGCGGCGGCTTCGTGTCCTGGGGGGGATTTCTCGCGCTCGTCATCGCGCTCCCCACCTATTTCAAGATCCGGAAGCTGCCCATCATGGTCTACATGGACTACTTCGCGACAGGCGCGCCGATCATCAAGTTCTTCGTCCGCGTCGCGTGCCTTCTGACGGGCTGCTGCTACGGCAAGCCCACGGACCTTCCTTGGGCGATCACATTCACCAACCCGGCCGCGACCGCCTACTATTATTTTCCGAACACGCCCCTCCACCCCTCTCAGGTCTATTCGATGATCCACGCGACCCTGCTCTTCTTCCTGGTCAAATGGTACTTCGGCTTTTCCCACGACGTCGTGAACGGAAAGGCCGTCTCCAAGAGGGGACATATCGATGGCGAGACGATCGCCGTCTTGACCATGGGCTGGACACTGCCCAGGGCCCTGCTGGAATTCTTCCGGGGCGACGCCGACCGGGGCCTCTGGTTCGGGGGGACGACCTCCACCGGCCAGATCACGGGGGGAATCATCTTCCTCGTCGCCCTCGCCGTCTTCCTGCTCCTCCGGCAAAGGGCCAAAAAGGCCGCCGGGGTCTGATGATCCAGGAAGTCTTCATCCTTTACGGCTGTGTCCTAGCCGCCATCACGACCCTCTTTCATCTCAAGGGAGTCCCGTTCGTCCGCGAGTCCCTCTCGGCATTGGTCGCCGTCCTTCTGGTCTATCCGGCCTTCTGGCACACGCAAAAAAGGCGGCTCCCCATCGTCTTTTTCGAGAGGGACGCCGCGCACGCCCTGAGGTCCGTCCGGCTCTTCACCGTCACGGCCGCCGTGATCTTTCCCCTCTTCTTCCTCGCGGCGCATTTTTACCAGACGTTGATCTTCGGCCTGGAGTTCAGCACGCGCGGCCTCAACTGGAGCTGGAGCGAAGCCGCCATCCAGGTCCTGCTGGTCGCCCTTCCGGAGGAGTTCTTTTTCCGCGGCTATCTGCAAAGCGCCCTGGCGACTCGTTTTCCCAAACGCTTCCGCCCTTTGGGGCTCAAAGTTCTGGAGGTCTCCTGGGCCGTCCCCCTGACCTGCCTGATCTTCGCCGCCTCCCACAGCATCATCACCTTCCGCTGGTGGCACTTCGCCATCTTCTTCCCGTCGCTCGTCTTCGGCTGGCTCCGCGACCGGACGGGCGGACTCATCGCCCCCGTCCTCTTTCACACCGCGAGCAACCTGGCGATGCGGCATATCGGACAGTTATATAGATGACGGTCACGATCCATCTTGAAGACCCGGATTTCGTGATCGTGGAGAAACCGGTAGGTATTTCGACGCAGCCGCTGTCGTCCCGTAGGGGCATGGCGCGCCACAGCGCAGCAGTCCCGCCGCGGGATGCCCCTACATTGGCCCATCAGGTCTCCGCATCCTTCCCCGAGATTCAATCCGTCGGCGGTTCCGATTGGGGCGCCGTCCACCGGCTGGATCGGGAGACCTCGGGGCTCGTCGTCTTCGCCAGGAATCAGAAGGCCTACGAGGCCCTGCGCCGGGCGTTCTCCAAGAACGAGGTCGAGAAGGAATATGCGGCGTTGGTGGAAGGAGAAATTCAACAGGCCGGAACGATCAACTGGCCCATCGGGCCGGATCCCAAGAGCGACAAGCGGGTGAAGGTGTACCGGAACGTCGCGGAGGCGAGGAGGATGAAGGCACAGGAGGCGGTGACCATTTATATGCCCGTAGGGGCGAACCTCGTGTTCGCCCCATCAACGCTGCTTCGGGTTACCATCAAGTCCGGTCGCCGCCACCAGATCCGCGCACACTTGGCGGCCCTGGGGCATCCGATTATCGGCGATGAAGTGTACGGGTCGCCACAGGCCGGGCGAACACAAGGTTCGCCCCTACGATTACACCTCCACGCCTCGCGCCTTAGATTCCGGCATCCGCGGACAGATCTGCGGGTGGAGGCGTCCTCCCCCGCCTCCTTTTCCGAAGCGCCTGTATAAGCTCCCGGAACTCCTCCATCCTAAGGGCCCAGCCCGCCGCCGCGTAGGCCGCCACGCCGATGGCGATGTGAACGGACAATGTGGCGGCCGCCGCCCATCGTCCCAGCATCGACGCCGGACTTCCGCCGAGAAGAGGCACGTAACGACGGATCGCCCAAACCGCCGCCGCCATCAGGATCGTCGCGACGACGGTGCGCCCCGTCCCAAAGAGGATCTTCGTCAAACCGAGGGCCCCGACCTTTTTCCTAAAATCGACCAAATGCATGACGAAGTTGAAGAGCGAGGCCAGACTGATGGCCAGCGCCAGCCCCAGGTGCTTCAGAGGTCCCATCAGAATCAGGGCGAGAACGAAATTCACGATGACCGACAGGTTCGCGGCGCGCACGGGAGTCTTGGAGTCCTGCAGGGAGTAAAAGGCATTGGAGGTCACGCGAACGCCCGAGATGAAGGGCAGTCCCGCCGCGAAACAGACCAGGGCCCACGACGTGGCCGCGGTGGAGGCGTCCCCGAAATTTCCGCGGTGGAAGAGCGTGCGGATGATGTCGTCGGAGAGGATCATCAGGCCGCCGGCGGCGGGTATCGTGATAAAAAAAATCATCCTCAACGCGAAACCGAAGGTTTTCTTCAACTCGCCGAGGTTGTCCGCGGCGGCGTGATCCGAAAAGGTCGGCAGGACGACCGTCGCGAGCGATACCGCGAAGACACCCAGAGGGAACTCCATCACGCGGTCGGCGTACCAGAGATAAGACACGCTCCCCGTCGGAAGAAACGACGCCAGGAACGTACTGGCGATGACGTTGAACTGGTAGACGGCGGCCCCGTACGCGGCAGGCACCATCATCCCCAGGATTTTCTTCACCGCGGGGTGCGAAGGGTCCCACGTAAGGCGGGGCCAGAAATGAAACTCCGCCAGAAAGGGAAAGTGACACGCAAGCTGCAGAATCCCGCCGCCGATCACCCCGACGGCCAGACCCAACACGGGAGGATCGAAATACTTCGTGAGCACCAAGGCGCCCAGGATGATCCCCAGATTCATGAAAATAGGCGCCGCCGCGGGCGAACTGAAATGCTTGCAGGAATTGAGGATCCCCATCGCCCAGGCGGCCATCGAGATCAGGAAGATGTAGGGAAACATCA is a window of bacterium DNA encoding:
- a CDS encoding CPBP family intramembrane glutamic endopeptidase; this translates as MIQEVFILYGCVLAAITTLFHLKGVPFVRESLSALVAVLLVYPAFWHTQKRRLPIVFFERDAAHALRSVRLFTVTAAVIFPLFFLAAHFYQTLIFGLEFSTRGLNWSWSEAAIQVLLVALPEEFFFRGYLQSALATRFPKRFRPLGLKVLEVSWAVPLTCLIFAASHSIITFRWWHFAIFFPSLVFGWLRDRTGGLIAPVLFHTASNLAMRHIGQLYR
- the murJ gene encoding murein biosynthesis integral membrane protein MurJ, yielding MTERRSIAKRAGTVGFFTLVSRVAGLLRDMAIAYAFGTLASADAFFVAFRIPNLLRRLFAEGALTVSFVPVFTQYLKKSHDEAKRVVDVTFTIQALVMVGVALAGILLSPVLVKLTAWGFSNDPEKFALTVKLTRVMFPYIFLISMAAWAMGILNSCKHFSSPAAAPIFMNLGIILGALVLTKYFDPPVLGLAVGVIGGGILQLACHFPFLAEFHFWPRLTWDPSHPAVKKILGMMVPAAYGAAVYQFNVIASTFLASFLPTGSVSYLWYADRVMEFPLGVFAVSLATVVLPTFSDHAAADNLGELKKTFGFALRMIFFITIPAAGGLMILSDDIIRTLFHRGNFGDASTAATSWALVCFAAGLPFISGVRVTSNAFYSLQDSKTPVRAANLSVIVNFVLALILMGPLKHLGLALAISLASLFNFVMHLVDFRKKVGALGLTKILFGTGRTVVATILMAAAVWAIRRYVPLLGGSPASMLGRWAAAATLSVHIAIGVAAYAAAGWALRMEEFRELIQALRKRRRGRTPPPADLSADAGI
- the lgt gene encoding prolipoprotein diacylglyceryl transferase, producing LGFVAGIWWSTREAKFVRIKTDFVLDLSFYIIVAALVGSRILYIAIDWQRYVEHPLDVIKIWEGGLVFYGGFIGAATTSLYYIRKHRQSFLKVADVFMPGLALGHAIGRLGCFAAGCCYGRPADPHSWWSVVFPSNPYSLAPAGVPIISSQLLESGSEFLIFLLLVFFRRRKSFDGQIFLLYLVFYSVSRSFLETLRGDSVRGFLIPGWLSTSQFISIGLVILAGFIYYSLHKRSRRTLI
- the lspA gene encoding signal peptidase II — protein: MTISNKEKAKTLAVITPLVFLLDQASKWLIRQNLALGDIHHVLTGLFDIVHVRNRGAAFGFMAGLPESVRLPFFFIVSFLALGLITAYFFRMKDGRRSVAVCLALILGGALGNIWDRLTLGEVVDFLSFHWYDRIANFRVAGWVLRFRLEWPAFNVADMAISIAVAWLMILMLKPPKEGN
- the ileS gene encoding isoleucine--tRNA ligase — encoded protein: MSELKKNNDYRATLNLPQTAFPMKAELAKKEPETLKRWREIGLYGAIRRKNAGGPKFVLHDGPPYANGNIHFGHILNKTLKDIIVRYKSLKGFDSPYVPGWDCHGLPIEHQVDKDLGAKKKGMGKLEIRKACREYAKKFVDIQREEFKRLGVLGDWENPYLTMNYPYEAAIAREFGRFVRGGNVYNALRPVLWCASCRTALADAETEYEEKDSPSIYVRFAIDPKTAEELSPQLAGKRVSIVIWTTTPWTLPANLGVALHANYDYIVFPYKDEYFIVAKQLLAAFAKSLGLEEEPDAVVRFSGKKLENKACRHPFLSRESKIVVSDHVSLDTGTGCVHIAPGHGEDDYQVGLKYGLPILSPVDHAGRLTEEAGVPEWTGQKVFEANPLVIQRLKDRGALVSEEKIRHSYPHCWRCKNPLIFRATEQYFLSLEKNNLRAKALDAIRRTQWIPSWGRERIYGMIERRGDWCLSRQRSWGVPIVSYRCGECSELLLDAGVIEKVADRFETEGSDIWFDDSQNEKLLPAGRPCPRCKAEKWRREQHILDVWFDSGVSFAAVLEARKELKFPADLYLEGSDQHRGWFHSSLLASIGTRGKAPYETVLTHGFVVDSNGKKYSKSAGNYVPPDKVLKESGAEILRLWVAAEDYRNDIRVSNEILTRLTEAYRKIRNTGRYLLGNLFDFDPATPLQDVTFHEIDRWALHRLQKLVQKAGDAYEGYNFHIIFHELNRYCTVELSAFYLDILKDRLYTFAKKDPARRGAQRVLFEIASTLAQIIAPILSFTAEEIWQHLPSFSGKAESVHLTDFPVADERWVDESLGARWDDFQAARDEVLKVLEKARQAKRIGTSLQAKVVLTATDEPERLFKSFGAELPDLLQVSQVAWGTALSPTADRSERFPTLFIEVQPADGTKCERCWRFSPRVGEFPDHPAVCERCRDVL
- a CDS encoding RluA family pseudouridine synthase, whose product is MTVTIHLEDPDFVIVEKPVGISTQPLSSRRGMARHSAAVPPRDAPTLAHQVSASFPEIQSVGGSDWGAVHRLDRETSGLVVFARNQKAYEALRRAFSKNEVEKEYAALVEGEIQQAGTINWPIGPDPKSDKRVKVYRNVAEARRMKAQEAVTIYMPVGANLVFAPSTLLRVTIKSGRRHQIRAHLAALGHPIIGDEVYGSPQAGRTQGSPLRLHLHASRLRFRHPRTDLRVEASSPASFSEAPV
- a CDS encoding prolipoprotein diacylglyceryl transferase family protein, producing the protein MRPFLFTVGSVKVPSFFFFIMVATLACTFYLYFRSKKNGIQPEAMLDIGIIGMLAGVLGARIFHILVEAPDYYWEKPMRVFEFWRGGFVSWGGFLALVIALPTYFKIRKLPIMVYMDYFATGAPIIKFFVRVACLLTGCCYGKPTDLPWAITFTNPAATAYYYFPNTPLHPSQVYSMIHATLLFFLVKWYFGFSHDVVNGKAVSKRGHIDGETIAVLTMGWTLPRALLEFFRGDADRGLWFGGTTSTGQITGGIIFLVALAVFLLLRQRAKKAAGV